One genomic region from Campylobacter sp. RM5004 encodes:
- a CDS encoding flagellar basal body P-ring protein FlgI — protein MRFIVFIFVFCGYLFSTSIKDVANIVGVRDNELIGYGLVVGLNGSGDGSSSEFTIQSIANMLGSMNIKISPDDIKSKNTAAVMISAKLPAFAKAGDKIDVNVASLGDAKSLKGGTLLLSALKGVDGNIYALAQGALSIDSSGKGASMTNAKITNGASIEREVGFDFSNQNMITLSLKQNDFALASKIKNSINKAFDLDIARATDGKTIIIERPEEESAVDFIAKVLSLDAGEVNANSKIIINEKTGTIISGIDVEVSPVLISHGNITIKIEPKRPYELKDNEVDLKDGSVIDTSANILRIANDKITLANITRALNKLGASPADVITIIKNLKQAGAINAELEIL, from the coding sequence ATGCGTTTTATAGTTTTTATTTTTGTGTTTTGTGGCTATCTTTTTTCAACTTCTATAAAAGATGTTGCAAATATTGTTGGGGTAAGAGATAATGAATTAATAGGATATGGTCTAGTTGTAGGTCTTAATGGTAGCGGAGATGGTTCTAGTAGTGAATTTACTATTCAATCAATTGCTAATATGCTAGGCTCAATGAATATAAAAATAAGTCCTGATGATATCAAAAGTAAAAACACAGCAGCAGTTATGATAAGTGCAAAGTTACCTGCATTTGCTAAAGCAGGGGATAAAATAGATGTGAATGTGGCTTCTTTAGGAGATGCGAAAAGTCTTAAAGGTGGCACACTTTTACTGAGTGCTTTAAAGGGTGTTGATGGCAATATTTATGCTTTAGCGCAAGGAGCTTTAAGTATTGATAGTAGTGGAAAAGGTGCTAGTATGACTAATGCAAAGATTACTAATGGAGCTAGTATTGAGCGTGAAGTTGGCTTTGACTTTAGTAATCAAAATATGATAACTCTTAGCTTAAAACAAAATGATTTTGCATTAGCTAGTAAGATTAAAAACTCAATTAATAAAGCATTTGATTTAGATATTGCAAGAGCAACCGATGGTAAAACAATAATAATAGAGCGTCCTGAAGAAGAAAGTGCAGTTGATTTTATAGCTAAGGTTTTAAGTCTTGATGCAGGCGAAGTGAATGCAAATAGTAAAATTATAATAAATGAAAAAACAGGAACCATTATTAGTGGAATTGATGTTGAAGTTAGCCCTGTTTTGATTTCTCATGGAAATATTACAATTAAAATTGAGCCAAAAAGACCTTATGAATTAAAAGATAATGAAGTTGATTTAAAAGATGGAAGTGTAATTGATACGAGTGCAAATATTTTAAGAATTGCAAACGATAAAATAACTCTTGCAAATATTACAAGAGCTTTAAATAAATTAGGAGCAAGTCCTGCTGAT
- a CDS encoding F0F1 ATP synthase subunit A — protein MHDSLFLFSEFITDDIKMAYLIHLVLVLAIILVLAKAATSKMQLVPKGVQNIMEMFLEGVLNMGKDTIGSKEASLKYVPLIATLGLVVFVSNMIGIIPGFEAPSASLNLTLPLAVIVFFYYHYEGIKTQGVCKYFKHFLGPVKLISPLMFVVEVISHFSRIVSLSFRLFGNIKGDDLFLGVILTLVPFVAPLPPYFLLTFMACLQTFVFMILTYVYIAGAIALDEEH, from the coding sequence ATGCACGATAGTTTATTTTTGTTTAGCGAATTTATTACTGATGATATTAAAATGGCTTATTTAATTCATCTAGTTTTAGTTCTTGCAATAATTTTAGTTCTAGCAAAAGCTGCCACTTCTAAAATGCAATTAGTTCCAAAAGGTGTTCAAAATATCATGGAAATGTTCTTAGAAGGCGTATTAAATATGGGTAAAGATACAATAGGTTCAAAAGAAGCTTCTTTAAAATATGTTCCTTTAATTGCTACTTTAGGTCTTGTTGTTTTTGTTAGTAATATGATAGGAATTATCCCAGGTTTTGAAGCTCCAAGTGCTAGTTTAAATTTAACACTTCCTTTAGCTGTTATTGTATTTTTTTACTATCATTATGAAGGTATAAAAACTCAAGGAGTTTGTAAATATTTTAAACATTTCTTAGGACCTGTTAAACTTATTTCTCCACTTATGTTTGTTGTAGAAGTGATTTCACACTTTTCTCGTATTGTTTCATTATCATTCCGTTTATTTGGAAATATAAAAGGTGATGATTTATTCTTAGGAGTTATCTTAACTCTAGTTCCATTCGTTGCACCACTTCCACCATATTTTCTATTAACTTTTATGGCTTGCTTACAAACATTCGTATTTATGATACTTACTTATGTATATATTGCAGGTGCTATTGCACTTGATGAGGAGCATTAA
- the gatB gene encoding Asp-tRNA(Asn)/Glu-tRNA(Gln) amidotransferase subunit GatB: MEFEVVIGLEVHTQLNTKTKIFCSCATSFGEVANTNVCPVCLALPGALPVLNKEALQKAIYFGKAINAKINEVSIFNRKNYFYPDLPKAYQISQFDVAIVEGGKLEIEGDFGKKTIGITRAHLEEDAGKNIHENDNSLVDLNRAGTPLLEIVSEPEIRSADEAVAYLKKLHSIIRFLDISDANMQEGSFRCDVNISIRPKGDEKFYTRVEIKNLNSFRFIQKAIEYEKERQIAAWMDGKYESEIVQETRLFDTTRLVTKSMRSKEEAAEYRYFADPDLLPVLATKEMIDVKIPELADEKIARYMSEYGIKEDDAKVLVSSLEMAKFFEYLIESGCSAKLSTTWLSVELMGLLKGELNITNSPVSKEKLADLIKAIDSGEISNKAGKDVLAYLFENDISVSECIEKLGLKQVSDDGAINAIIDEILAKNTDKVEEYKSGKDKLFGFFVGQVMKEGKGAFNPAKVNELLKAKLG, encoded by the coding sequence ATGGAATTTGAAGTAGTAATCGGTCTTGAAGTTCATACACAACTAAACACAAAAACTAAAATCTTTTGCTCATGCGCAACAAGTTTTGGAGAAGTTGCTAACACTAATGTTTGCCCCGTATGTTTAGCTTTACCAGGTGCTTTACCAGTATTAAATAAAGAAGCTTTACAAAAGGCAATATATTTTGGTAAAGCTATCAATGCAAAAATAAATGAAGTAAGTATTTTTAATAGAAAAAATTATTTTTATCCTGACTTACCTAAAGCTTATCAAATATCTCAATTTGATGTAGCAATTGTAGAAGGTGGAAAACTTGAAATTGAAGGCGATTTTGGTAAAAAAACAATAGGAATTACAAGAGCACACTTAGAAGAAGATGCAGGTAAAAATATTCACGAAAATGATAATTCTTTAGTAGATTTAAATCGTGCAGGAACTCCGCTTTTAGAAATAGTAAGCGAACCAGAAATTAGAAGTGCAGATGAAGCAGTTGCATATCTTAAAAAACTCCATTCTATTATAAGATTTTTAGATATTAGCGATGCAAATATGCAAGAAGGTTCATTTAGATGTGATGTAAATATCTCAATTCGCCCTAAAGGTGATGAGAAATTTTATACAAGAGTAGAAATTAAAAACCTAAATAGTTTTAGATTTATTCAAAAAGCTATTGAATACGAAAAAGAAAGACAAATAGCAGCTTGGATGGATGGTAAATACGAAAGCGAAATAGTTCAAGAAACAAGATTATTCGATACAACAAGACTTGTAACAAAATCTATGAGAAGTAAAGAAGAAGCAGCTGAATATAGATATTTTGCTGACCCTGATTTATTACCTGTATTAGCTACTAAAGAAATGATTGATGTAAAAATTCCAGAATTAGCAGATGAAAAAATAGCTCGTTATATGAGTGAATATGGAATAAAAGAAGATGATGCAAAGGTTTTAGTAAGTTCTCTTGAAATGGCTAAATTCTTTGAATATTTAATAGAAAGTGGCTGTTCAGCTAAACTTAGCACTACTTGGCTTAGTGTAGAACTTATGGGACTTTTAAAAGGTGAATTAAATATCACAAATTCTCCTGTAAGTAAAGAAAAATTAGCAGATTTAATCAAAGCAATTGATAGCGGAGAAATTTCAAATAAAGCAGGAAAAGATGTTTTAGCATATTTATTTGAAAACGACATTAGTGTAAGTGAATGTATTGAAAAACTTGGCTTAAAACAAGTTAGCGATGATGGTGCGATAAATGCAATCATTGATGAAATTCTAGCTAAAAACACAGATAAAGTAGAAGAATATAAATCAGGTAAAGATAAATTATTTGGTTTCTTTGTAGGTCAAGTAATGAAAGAAGGAAAAGGTGCCTTTAACCCTGCAAAAGTAAATGAGCTTTTAAAGGCTAAGCTTGGATGA
- a CDS encoding NAD(P)H-dependent glycerol-3-phosphate dehydrogenase, protein MISVIGSGKWGSAIAHAISLNNKVNICPFNKKDGDYISIDEAKKSEYLVFALSAQGTYDYLKTNFASINNNKVLIASKGIYEDMFLHDIFSKFFHKENICVLTGPSFAAEVSKNLPTALVISGINENLNQEFAAFFPNFIKTYTDTDVIGAEICGAYKNIIAIASGICDGLELGNNARAALISRGLIEITRFGKFFGARDNTFLGLSGAGDLFLTASSTLSRNYRVGLMLAKGYSKEQIYKELQEVAEGIATTKSVCKIAKTNNIYCPIANEISLILDGKDVKISLQDLLKR, encoded by the coding sequence ATGATTAGCGTAATAGGCTCAGGTAAGTGGGGTAGCGCAATAGCTCATGCTATCTCACTTAATAATAAAGTAAATATTTGTCCTTTTAATAAAAAAGATGGAGATTATATAAGTATAGATGAAGCTAAAAAAAGCGAATATTTAGTATTTGCTTTAAGCGCTCAAGGAACTTATGATTATCTTAAAACTAATTTCGCAAGTATAAATAACAATAAAGTTTTAATCGCATCAAAAGGTATTTATGAAGATATGTTCTTGCACGATATATTTTCAAAATTTTTTCATAAAGAAAATATATGTGTTTTAACAGGTCCATCATTTGCGGCTGAAGTTAGCAAAAATTTACCTACAGCTTTAGTAATTAGTGGAATTAATGAGAATTTAAATCAGGAATTTGCAGCCTTTTTTCCAAACTTTATTAAAACATACACAGATACTGATGTAATCGGTGCAGAGATTTGTGGTGCTTATAAAAACATAATTGCAATTGCAAGTGGGATTTGTGATGGATTAGAATTAGGCAATAATGCAAGAGCAGCTTTAATATCTCGTGGTCTTATTGAAATTACTAGATTTGGTAAATTTTTTGGAGCAAGAGATAATACATTTTTAGGACTTAGTGGGGCTGGGGATTTATTTTTAACTGCAAGCTCAACACTTTCTAGAAATTATAGAGTTGGTTTAATGCTTGCAAAAGGATATTCAAAAGAGCAAATATATAAGGAATTACAAGAAGTTGCCGAAGGAATTGCCACTACAAAATCAGTGTGTAAAATCGCTAAAACTAATAATATTTATTGCCCTATTGCAAATGAAATATCATTAATTTTAGATGGAAAAGACGTAAAAATAAGCTTACAAGATTTACTTAAAAGATGA
- a CDS encoding glycoside hydrolase family 3 N-terminal domain-containing protein, with the protein MKKLLILIFTISIGYSSNLSNISTQRLAGQMIMIGFNGKDIKEYTIRKLGQEASLGKLGGIVFRANNFTDTEQAKKLVKRFKNIAIVNPLFLAIDYKDLDKNYDFMYFKEPDFVNQTLNINDARLSYLKTALNLKELGLNLNLSLGVNTQITNDLLDKLSIYAREYSDAFKQSNILVSAKTFPGDMNYLEKEVKDYKISFLKPFYDFSQTNKVDMIMVSNKIYPMLDTNPAVMSEKIINILKNDLAYKGVIISDDILGGDLDNIDFSERIINSINAGVDILYFGLSKIKYGDTASYVVDIITKAVNDGKITRKRLEESYLKITSLKEKL; encoded by the coding sequence ATGAAAAAGTTATTAATATTAATATTTACTATAAGCATAGGCTATTCTTCAAATTTATCAAACATAAGCACGCAAAGACTAGCAGGACAAATGATTATGATAGGCTTTAATGGAAAAGACATTAAAGAATACACAATAAGAAAGCTAGGTCAAGAAGCAAGCTTAGGAAAATTAGGCGGTATTGTATTTAGAGCGAATAATTTTACCGATACAGAACAAGCAAAAAAACTAGTAAAAAGATTTAAAAATATAGCAATAGTAAATCCATTATTTTTAGCAATTGATTATAAAGATTTAGATAAAAATTATGATTTTATGTATTTTAAAGAGCCTGATTTTGTAAATCAAACACTTAATATAAACGATGCAAGACTTAGCTATTTAAAAACAGCACTAAATCTAAAAGAATTAGGATTAAATCTAAATCTAAGCCTTGGAGTAAATACTCAAATTACAAATGATTTATTAGATAAACTCAGTATTTATGCAAGAGAGTATTCAGATGCCTTTAAACAAAGCAATATTTTAGTATCAGCAAAAACATTTCCTGGCGATATGAATTACTTAGAAAAAGAAGTAAAAGACTATAAAATAAGCTTTTTAAAGCCATTTTATGATTTTTCACAAACAAATAAAGTAGATATGATCATGGTCTCAAATAAAATTTATCCTATGCTAGATACAAATCCAGCAGTAATGTCAGAAAAAATCATAAATATTTTAAAAAATGATTTAGCTTATAAAGGCGTTATTATAAGTGATGATATTTTAGGTGGAGATTTAGATAATATTGACTTTAGCGAAAGAATAATAAATAGTATAAATGCAGGTGTTGATATATTATATTTTGGATTATCAAAAATCAAATACGGAGATACAGCAAGCTATGTAGTAGATATAATCACAAAAGCTGTAAATGATGGTAAAATCACTAGAAAAAGACTTGAAGAATCGTATTTAAAAATAACTAGCCTAAAAGAAAAATTATGA
- a CDS encoding TIGR02757 family protein, with protein MIKQLLDEAASVKNTLDNLYSHPDPLQVVYDNINRKDIEFIALICALFAYGNAGAIVKFLKKLDFSLLDKSDNEIKELNNLYRFQSSQDVAQIFISLKRFKEKTSIKDFSHKIYKSSKENKLLNVIYAFINEIYSLNDYRSSGYEFFFSKVNKTSAYKRYCMYYRWMVRNDNLDLGLFDEINPADLLMPLDTHTHKMGLKLGLITRKQADQKCMLELSKALREFCPNDPLKYDFALYRISQTNDEKALNELIKNARS; from the coding sequence ATGATAAAACAATTATTAGATGAAGCAGCAAGTGTTAAAAATACTTTAGATAACCTTTATTCTCATCCTGACCCATTACAAGTTGTTTATGATAATATAAATCGTAAAGATATAGAATTTATTGCACTTATTTGTGCTTTATTTGCTTATGGTAATGCAGGAGCTATTGTTAAATTTTTAAAAAAACTTGATTTTTCATTACTTGATAAAAGTGATAATGAAATTAAAGAACTTAATAATTTATATAGATTTCAAAGCTCACAAGATGTAGCACAGATTTTTATAAGCTTAAAAAGATTTAAAGAAAAAACAAGCATAAAAGACTTTAGCCATAAAATATACAAATCTAGCAAAGAAAATAAATTACTAAATGTAATTTATGCCTTTATTAATGAAATTTATTCTTTAAATGATTATAGAAGTTCTGGTTATGAGTTTTTCTTTAGCAAGGTAAATAAAACAAGTGCTTATAAAAGATATTGTATGTATTATCGTTGGATGGTAAGAAATGATAATTTAGATTTAGGTTTATTTGATGAGATAAACCCAGCTGATTTATTAATGCCACTTGATACGCATACACATAAAATGGGCTTAAAATTAGGACTAATTACAAGAAAACAAGCCGATCAAAAATGTATGCTTGAGCTAAGCAAGGCTTTAAGAGAATTTTGCCCAAATGATCCTTTAAAATATGATTTTGCACTTTATAGAATATCGCAAACTAATGATGAAAAAGCCTTAAACGAGCTTATTAAAAATGCCAGATCTTAG
- a CDS encoding TSUP family transporter: MPDLSLIQEIIVLISATFAGFIDAICGGGGLIIIPMLIAFGLGEQLAISTHKFQAMFAMLCSFSTLFKYIEFKKLFLGIIFSLIGGIIGARVLIIINPEPLKPIILFTLLAIFIYSIFNSKLGSIKAKQIMSEKLFYPLFGLLIGFYDGFLGPATGSFWIFASISLIGQDIKQASINAKALCMASGMISLLVFIIDFNIYYSLGFKMAACGIFGAFLGAKFVLKYKSTSIKKIFLIIVFLTLSKLSYEYFMN, from the coding sequence ATGCCAGATCTTAGCCTAATTCAAGAAATAATCGTATTAATCTCAGCTACTTTTGCAGGATTTATTGACGCTATTTGTGGTGGTGGCGGTCTTATTATAATTCCTATGCTAATAGCCTTTGGATTAGGAGAGCAACTTGCAATAAGCACGCATAAATTTCAAGCAATGTTTGCAATGCTTTGTTCTTTTTCTACACTTTTTAAATATATTGAGTTTAAAAAGCTATTTTTAGGCATAATTTTTAGCCTAATAGGTGGAATAATTGGTGCTAGAGTTTTAATCATAATAAATCCTGAACCATTAAAACCGATTATTTTATTTACACTTTTAGCCATATTTATCTATTCTATATTTAATTCAAAACTAGGCTCAATTAAAGCAAAGCAAATAATGAGCGAAAAATTATTTTATCCATTATTTGGCTTATTAATCGGTTTTTATGATGGCTTTTTAGGGCCTGCTACGGGTTCGTTTTGGATATTTGCTAGCATTAGCTTAATAGGACAAGATATAAAACAAGCTAGCATTAATGCAAAAGCTTTATGTATGGCAAGCGGAATGATTTCTCTTCTTGTATTTATAATAGATTTTAATATTTATTATTCGCTTGGTTTTAAAATGGCAGCTTGCGGGATATTTGGAGCATTTTTAGGAGCTAAGTTTGTTCTAAAATATAAAAGCACATCGATTAAAAAAATCTTTTTAATAATAGTATTTTTAACCCTTTCTAAGCTAAGTTATGAATATTTTATGAATTAA
- a CDS encoding 4-oxalocrotonate tautomerase family protein has protein sequence MPVINIKLAAPMPNKEKCEEIIKDLTEYFETKLGKKRERIVIMLEEIPQSHIGFGGRSVENINNADFVNNYKLEDR, from the coding sequence ATGCCAGTAATTAATATAAAACTAGCAGCGCCAATGCCAAATAAAGAAAAATGCGAAGAAATCATAAAAGATTTAACCGAATATTTTGAAACAAAATTAGGCAAAAAGCGTGAAAGAATAGTAATAATGCTAGAAGAAATCCCACAATCTCACATAGGTTTTGGTGGAAGAAGCGTTGAGAATATCAATAATGCTGATTTTGTGAATAATTACAAATTAGAAGATAGATAA
- the aroC gene encoding chorismate synthase produces MNSFGSFLKFSSFGESHGKAIGVVIDNYPAGIKIDIDYINSQLKLRQGGGAFSTPRKEADEINIISGVFNDISTGAPICVLVENNNTRSKDYKEHLRPAHADFSYYAKYEHFDYRGGGRSSARESLARVIAGSFADLILKEFNIRTYASICGVGGVSLDEFKFSENDYKNALAKDFNALGDDLIKELFKDEIIKAKNNNDSVGASVSVAAFGVMAGLGNGLYDKLDARIASAFMGLNAVKCVEIGAGRKLSSMNGSFANDEILGVSNSENHTNTTSNIVKKSSNFVSFKEAKANINKPLFLHTRHNFSGGVVGGISTGENIYIKAHFKPTPSIFKEQTMLNKDLKLIKDSIHGRHDPCVGVRGAVVLKSMLSFIIADFLMLNSCAKISNLKKIYKGE; encoded by the coding sequence ATGAATAGTTTTGGAAGTTTTTTAAAATTTAGTAGCTTTGGAGAAAGTCACGGAAAAGCAATAGGCGTTGTAATAGACAATTATCCAGCAGGAATTAAGATTGATATTGATTATATAAACTCACAACTAAAGCTAAGACAAGGTGGTGGAGCATTTAGCACTCCTAGAAAAGAAGCTGATGAGATAAATATAATTAGCGGAGTATTTAATGATATTAGCACAGGTGCTCCAATTTGCGTACTTGTAGAAAATAACAACACTAGAAGTAAAGATTATAAAGAGCATTTACGCCCTGCTCATGCTGATTTTAGCTATTATGCAAAATACGAGCATTTTGATTATCGTGGTGGTGGTAGAAGTAGTGCTAGAGAAAGCCTTGCAAGGGTTATTGCAGGAAGTTTTGCAGATTTAATACTAAAAGAATTTAATATAAGAACTTATGCAAGTATTTGCGGGGTAGGTGGAGTTAGTTTAGATGAGTTTAAATTTAGCGAAAATGATTATAAAAACGCTTTAGCTAAAGACTTTAACGCTTTAGGCGATGATTTAATAAAAGAATTATTTAAAGATGAAATCATAAAAGCAAAAAACAATAATGATAGTGTAGGTGCTAGTGTAAGTGTTGCTGCATTTGGCGTAATGGCAGGGCTAGGAAATGGGCTTTATGATAAGCTAGATGCTAGAATTGCAAGTGCATTTATGGGGCTTAATGCTGTAAAATGCGTTGAAATTGGAGCAGGAAGAAAACTAAGCTCAATGAATGGCTCATTTGCAAATGATGAGATTTTAGGCGTTAGCAATAGCGAAAATCACACAAACACTACAAGTAATATAGTGAAAAAATCAAGTAATTTTGTATCATTTAAAGAAGCAAAGGCTAATATAAACAAGCCTTTATTTTTGCATACTAGACATAATTTTAGTGGCGGAGTTGTTGGCGGAATTAGCACTGGAGAAAATATTTATATCAAGGCTCATTTTAAGCCAACTCCTTCAATTTTTAAAGAACAAACTATGCTAAATAAAGATTTAAAACTTATTAAAGATAGCATTCATGGAAGACATGATCCTTGCGTTGGAGTGCGTGGGGCTGTTGTTTTAAAATCAATGTTAAGCTTTATAATAGCTGATTTTTTAATGTTAAATTCGTGTGCTAAAATAAGCAACCTTAAAAAAATCTACAAAGGAGAATAA
- the rnc gene encoding ribonuclease III: MVEKKHSKYKEIEDKLNYKFKNEALLNQALTHKSFGKTHNERLEFLGDAVLDLIVANILFKDFGHFSEGDLSKLRAALVNEKSFAKIAKYLNIGDFLQLSTSEENNGGRAKPSLLSDAYEAIIGAIYLESGYEKAREVGEKILNEVFPKIDIELIKDYKTKLQEKTQAIMAQTPEYKILSTKGPDHKKEFEIGLFLNDELFTKAIGNSKKEAEQSAAKLALERLEDE, from the coding sequence ATAGTAGAAAAAAAACATTCAAAATATAAAGAGATAGAAGATAAATTAAATTATAAATTTAAAAACGAAGCTCTATTAAATCAAGCACTAACACATAAAAGTTTTGGCAAAACTCATAATGAAAGGCTTGAGTTTTTGGGTGATGCGGTTCTTGATTTAATAGTGGCAAATATTTTATTTAAAGATTTCGGACATTTTAGTGAAGGAGATTTAAGTAAATTAAGAGCTGCACTTGTAAATGAAAAATCATTTGCAAAAATTGCAAAATACCTAAATATAGGAGATTTTTTACAATTATCAACTTCAGAAGAAAATAACGGCGGAAGAGCAAAGCCAAGCTTACTTTCAGATGCTTACGAAGCAATAATAGGTGCAATTTACTTAGAAAGTGGTTATGAAAAAGCAAGAGAAGTTGGCGAAAAGATTTTAAATGAAGTTTTTCCTAAGATTGATATAGAACTTATAAAAGATTATAAAACAAAGCTTCAAGAAAAAACTCAAGCAATAATGGCGCAAACACCAGAATATAAAATCCTTAGCACAAAAGGACCTGATCATAAAAAAGAATTTGAAATAGGACTTTTCTTAAACGATGAATTATTTACAAAAGCTATAGGAAATAGTAAAAAAGAAGCAGAGCAAAGTGCCGCAAAATTAGCACTAGAAAGATTAGAAGATGAATAG
- the dnaG gene encoding DNA primase codes for MITNESIQRLKESVNIVDLISNYIPVHKNGANYMCVCPFHADKNPSMAIRENEGFFHCFGCGANGDAISFLQKYNNLDFIDAVKELANMYNFVLEDDKKTKVYQKNDALVVLNDYYISELNIRGNLISYLEKRKITRDLRIKFNLGYAPSANDTLRVLQKANIPLENALNEGVLKKNENGVYASFIERITFPIYDNTGFLVGFGGRTLNPQNPAKYVNSPASALFDKSTIFYAYHLAKNDINKHKRMIICEGYMDTISLHKAGLTYAVAVLGTALTKQHLRLIKKDCFVSLCFDKDGAGLNAAFKAGVLLSANGYNAEVIRLKTYKDPGEYIENNEELKLKSELNNAINIITFCIEYIFKKELELEYLDKLSISKIEPFLIKQAYLKVLEYTNTIDSFLANTHLKIFCENYGLDFNLLNGIKAKVIEKKPQIKKTSNIQEDRIIYFLAISKANFNVLILREYFQNPLIDDVLDMNYASAGLIEFLNNFSNAQKIDNILVFFNNLANYYASFNILNASLFKNYAAEIIKNLKLIHSKEGLKKAYHCLVELILVHNKALDEEEKEKLKDYIRKLGE; via the coding sequence ATGATTACAAACGAGAGCATTCAAAGATTAAAAGAAAGTGTTAATATTGTTGATTTAATTTCAAATTATATTCCAGTGCATAAAAATGGTGCGAATTATATGTGCGTTTGCCCTTTTCATGCTGATAAAAACCCTAGTATGGCTATTCGTGAAAACGAAGGTTTTTTTCATTGCTTTGGATGTGGGGCTAATGGCGATGCTATAAGTTTTTTACAAAAATATAATAATTTAGATTTTATAGACGCTGTAAAAGAATTAGCAAATATGTATAACTTCGTTTTAGAAGATGATAAAAAAACAAAGGTCTATCAAAAAAACGATGCTTTAGTGGTATTAAATGATTATTATATAAGCGAATTAAATATTCGTGGGAATTTGATTTCGTATCTTGAAAAAAGAAAAATCACAAGAGATTTAAGAATTAAATTTAATCTTGGCTACGCACCTAGTGCAAACGATACTTTAAGAGTATTGCAAAAAGCAAATATTCCTTTAGAAAATGCTCTAAACGAAGGAGTTCTTAAAAAAAACGAAAATGGAGTTTATGCTTCTTTTATAGAAAGAATTACCTTTCCTATTTATGATAATACAGGCTTTTTAGTAGGTTTTGGAGGACGCACACTAAATCCGCAAAATCCTGCGAAATATGTAAATTCCCCTGCTTCGGCTCTTTTTGATAAAAGCACTATTTTTTATGCTTATCACTTAGCAAAAAACGATATTAATAAGCACAAAAGAATGATAATTTGTGAAGGCTATATGGATACAATTAGCCTACATAAAGCAGGTTTAACCTATGCAGTAGCAGTGTTAGGAACTGCACTTACTAAACAGCATTTAAGACTAATTAAAAAAGATTGCTTTGTATCGCTTTGTTTTGATAAAGATGGTGCAGGATTAAATGCTGCATTTAAAGCAGGTGTATTGCTTAGTGCAAACGGCTATAACGCCGAAGTAATAAGGCTAAAAACATACAAAGACCCAGGCGAATATATTGAAAACAACGAAGAATTAAAGCTAAAATCAGAATTAAACAACGCAATAAATATCATTACATTTTGTATTGAATATATATTCAAAAAAGAATTAGAGCTTGAATATTTAGACAAATTAAGCATAAGTAAAATTGAGCCATTTTTGATAAAACAAGCTTATTTAAAAGTCTTAGAATATACAAATACAATTGATAGTTTTTTAGCAAATACTCATCTTAAGATATTTTGCGAAAATTATGGGCTTGACTTTAATCTATTAAATGGAATAAAAGCAAAAGTTATAGAAAAAAAACCACAAATTAAAAAAACAAGCAATATTCAAGAAGATAGAATAATTTATTTTCTAGCTATTTCTAAGGCAAATTTTAATGTTTTGATTTTAAGAGAATATTTTCAAAATCCACTAATTGATGATGTTTTAGATATGAACTATGCAAGTGCAGGACTAATTGAGTTTTTAAACAATTTTAGCAACGCACAAAAAATTGATAATATTTTAGTTTTTTTTAATAATTTAGCTAATTATTACGCAAGTTTTAATATTCTAAACGCTTCTTTATTTAAAAACTATGCAGCAGAGATTATAAAAAACTTAAAATTAATTCACAGCAAAGAAGGTTTAAAAAAGGCTTATCATTGTTTAGTTGAATTAATCTTAGTTCATAACAAAGCCTTAGATGAAGAAGAAAAAGAAAAATTAAAAGACTATATAAGAAAATTAGGAGAATAA